CGCAGCACCAGATCGTTGCTCACGCCACCGCTGTCCAGCCTCAGGCCTGAGGCTAGGGGCCCGGCCGGGATCCTGAGCCTGCCCCGCCCCCTCAGAGCTCCTCGGGATCGGGCCAGAGCCCGGGCTGATCGACCATCGGCTGCCGCAGGGGCACCACGCCGAACCGGCGCCGGATCTCCCGCAGGGGCTCGGCGGCCATCGCCAGGTGATCCAGCTGGCTGAAGTCAGCCCGGCAGCGTGCGCCCCTCTCGAGGGCCTCCGCGAACAGCTCGGCCGCCCCCGGCAGGGCCAGCACGCCGCAGCGCCCGTCCAGCCCGTGGTAAGGCTCGCCGCCGCCGCCGTAGGGCACGAACTGCTCCTTGCTGCCGTGCTTGAACAGGCCCACCTCATGGATCAGGAAGTTGGTGAGTGAAGCCATCCAGTTGGCGGCGCTGTTGTTCAGGGCCAGCTTGAAGGCCCCGAGCGCCACCTCCCCCGGGCCTGTGGGCTCATAGCCGCTGATCACGTGGTTCATGTCGTGGGCCACGTAGTAGCCGGGGCTCGGGGTGTGGCGGCCCGGCAGGGCGATGCCGTTGCGCGCGTAGAACTGCACGAAGGCCCAGCCGAGGCTGCCGGTGGGCATGGCGCTGAGCTGCTCCACGGCCTCGAAGAAGGCGTCGTCGGGCTGCCCCTCCCCGGCGGGGCGGGCCATCGGCTCCGACAGCTCGGGTTTGTAGCTGTCGTAGAGACGCACGAAGCGGGCTGTGGCCTCCTGGGCCGAGAGGTGGGCCAGATCCCGCACCACCTGCAGCTGGGGGGGATCGAAGTGCAGGGCTTCGGCGTAGCGCTCCAGCCGGCGGAGCTGCTCCTCGCTGCCGGGGTGGTGGCAGAGATCCAGGATGATCCCCATCTGCAGGAACAGCCGCCGGCAGGCGGGATCCACCAGCTGGAGCGCCAGGGCCTCCGGGGCGAGGGGGTCGAGGCTGGCCAGGCTGGCGCTCTCCTGCCGCAGCAGATGGGTGGCCAGCACCTCGAACACGCGCCGCTGCTCGGCCGTGGGGCCGCCGGGGATGGCGATCAGGCCCAGCAGTGCGCGGGTGAGCAGCAGGGCGGCGGCCGGATCCACCGGAAACGGAATCCTGGTGCTGGACACGCGGGAGGGCGGGGGCGTTGCGCCCAGGCTAGGGACAGTCGGCCCCCAGCCCCAGCGCTTCCCCGGCTCGGAGGGGTTGGGTGAGCTCCCGCTTGCGGCCGCCGAAGGCGTCGTAGAGCCTCCGGTGGTGCAGGAGGCCATAGGTGTCGTGTCGCGTGGGATAGGAGCGCACCCAGGCGATCAGGTTGTCCAGGTTCTGCTGCTGCTCCTCCGGGGTGGCGAACTTCTCGGGCTCGAAGGGCCTGGCCCGGCAGTGGGCCACGCACACATCCACGCCGGGGTTGAGGAAGATCAGCTCCTCGGCATGGTCCAGCACCGGTTCGAGGATGTCGGCGTAGCACCCCTCCAGGATCCAGTGCTCGTGTTCGGCGATGAACCGCCGCACGGCAGCCACGCTCTGGGCCAGGGGGCGCCGCTGAGCGCTGCCGGCCTCGAAGGCCACCGCATCCAGGGAGAGGCGCGCCGCCGGCACCCGGG
This portion of the Cyanobium sp. NIES-981 genome encodes:
- a CDS encoding shikimate kinase; its protein translation is MRLVLLGNAGAGKSTLARQLQARVPAARLSLDAVAFEAGSAQRRPLAQSVAAVRRFIAEHEHWILEGCYADILEPVLDHAEELIFLNPGVDVCVAHCRARPFEPEKFATPEEQQQNLDNLIAWVRSYPTRHDTYGLLHHRRLYDAFGGRKRELTQPLRAGEALGLGADCP